The segment CAAGCTCCCTGATTTGCCCCATTATTTCGTTTTCCATAAATCCAACACCTGCAATATTGTTTTGTAATCTTCTGCAATCTCAATGCCTTAAGCGGGCCTGCCAAATTATCCTTCTTGCCCCAAAATCCACCCAAGCGTTTTTTCAAGCCCCTGCCCTATTTCATATTCTGCTTTCCACCCAAGCTCGCGGCGCGCCTTGCCGCAGTCAATCTGGAGCTTTTCAAAGTCATCTGACCTGAATGAATCCACAATCTTCATGTTCCCGTATCCGGGCTTAAGCTTTTGGATCATTTCCCCTATGAGCTTGTTTATTTCAGTTTGCTTTCCGGTGCTTAGGTTGTAAACGCCGCTGCCGAACCTTGCCGCAGCCTCAAGCCCGCTTGCCGCATCCTCGACATACAAAAATTCCCTGACACTGCTGCCCTTTGTCAGGATAACTTCCTGCCCGCCCAAAACCTTTTTTGCGATTTTGGGGATGAGCTGCGTTCCATCCTGCCAGGGGCCATAGACATGTGACGCCCTTGCAGTTGCAAGCCCAAAGCCGCAGGATTTTGAGTAGGCTGTGCAGTACATCTCGGCGGCGGCCTTTGATGCCGCATAGGGCTCCTGGGGAAATAGCGGGTGCAACTCATCAACGGGAAGATAAAGCGGCTTTCCGTAAACATTTGCCGTAGAGCAAAAAACAAGCTTCTTTCCAAACCCGGATTTTTTCAATACCTCAAGCAGGCAAATAGTCGCCTCGACATTTGCCTTGTGCGACTCAAGCGGGTCAGAAAGTGCCTGCTGCACATTGACCCTTCCTGCAAGATGAAATACTGCATCAGAGCTTTTTATCGCACTTGCATATGCCCCGGCGTCCCATATGTCAGCCTCAATAATGCGCAAATTTTCTTCGCAAGTGCTGCCACTGTATTTTTTTGCCCACCAGCAAATCCTCTCCTGTGCCTTTTTGCCGCCCCTTGTCTGGGCGTTTACAACCATTCCCTTGCTTGCAAGCAGCCCTGCAAGGCAACTTCCTATAAGGCCGGATGAGCCGGTTATGAGAACTTCCCGGATTTCCATTTATCTTCCCTTCAAGTCGTCTTTGTACCAGGCATATGTCAGGCCGATTCCCTCCTCAAGCCCAACTTTTGGGTTGTAGCCAAGTAGCTTTCGTGCCTTTTCAATGCTGGGCTTTCTTCTTGTCGTGCCGCCTTTGGGAAGCTCGACGAACTTCGGGCTGATTTTCACGCCTGCCGCTTTGGCGACCAGGTTTGCAACCTCAAGAATCGTGTACTCCTCAGTGTCGTTTCCTATGTTGAACGCCTCGCCATTTGTCTTTCTTGCACCCGCCTGGACAACCGCCTCTATCGCATCGCCTATGTAGCAGAAGCTTCGCCTCTGGCTTCCGTCCCCCTGTATCGTGAATTCCTCGTTTTTCACAATCCTTCTGATGAACTCGGGTATAACGTGCTCATTGCCCATCCTGGGACCGTAGAAATTGTGCGGCCTGATTATGGCATAGTCAATCCCAAGGCTCTTGCAGTGCGTGTTTGTGT is part of the Candidatus Parvarchaeota archaeon genome and harbors:
- a CDS encoding NAD-dependent epimerase/dehydratase family protein translates to MEIREVLITGSSGLIGSCLAGLLASKGMVVNAQTRGGKKAQERICWWAKKYSGSTCEENLRIIEADIWDAGAYASAIKSSDAVFHLAGRVNVQQALSDPLESHKANVEATICLLEVLKKSGFGKKLVFCSTANVYGKPLYLPVDELHPLFPQEPYAASKAAAEMYCTAYSKSCGFGLATARASHVYGPWQDGTQLIPKIAKKVLGGQEVILTKGSSVREFLYVEDAASGLEAAARFGSGVYNLSTGKQTEINKLIGEMIQKLKPGYGNMKIVDSFRSDDFEKLQIDCGKARRELGWKAEYEIGQGLEKTLGWILGQEG
- a CDS encoding NAD-dependent epimerase/dehydratase family protein, giving the protein HLAAINGTKYFYEMPKQVLKVNMQGTINVIEALEKSSVKKFVYFSSSEIYGKPEQFPTDESHRLIVDDPKNPRWTYSASKIMGEIYTNTHCKSLGIDYAIIRPHNFYGPRMGNEHVIPEFIRRIVKNEEFTIQGDGSQRRSFCYIGDAIEAVVQAGARKTNGEAFNIGNDTEEYTILEVANLVAKAAGVKISPKFVELPKGGTTRRKPSIEKARKLLGYNPKVGLEEGIGLTYAWYKDDLKGR